TAGTCTAAGACGCGGCGCAGCTGAAGCGATGGAAATCATCGTGCACGGCACGCCCGCCACGAGCCGCGTCGTGGGCAAAAAAATCGATGAGATTAAACTGCCCTCTGGGGCCGATTTAGCCGCCATTGTGCGCGGTAACAAAGTACTGATCGCCCATGGTCACACCATGATAGAAAGCGATGATCATGTGATTTTATTTGTGGATAACAAAGCGCATATTCGCGAAGTAGAACAACTCTTTGCCGTAAAAATTGGATTTTTCTGATGCAGCTTATTCAGCGTGTGTTTCCCACGGTTAATATTTTGGCGCGGGTTGCCGCTATTTTTTCGCTATGGATCTTGATCCCAATTGCCGTGGCATGGTGGGAAAATGATGCAGGGCTACAGCCATTTATCACCGCCCTAGTTAGCTTACTTCTGTTTAGCGGTGTCTTAAGCCTCCTCACTCATCGCTATAAGCGGGAAATGAAATCACGCGATGGTTTTATTTTAGTGGTGGGGCTTTGGACCACCCTGCCCGCCGTGGCGGCGTTGCCACTGATGTTGTTTGATACACAACTCTCCTTTACCCACGCCTACTTTGAAACCATGTCGGCACTCACCACAACGGGTGCAACGGTGCTCACCGGTTTAGACCAGCTCCCCGCATCGATCAATTTATGGCGGCATCTATTAAATTGGTTGGGTGGCATGGGGATTATTGTGCTGGCTGTGGCGATTCTGCCCATGCTGGGTGTCGGCGGTATGCAGCTATTTAAAGCCGAAACTCCCGGTCCAATCAAAGATTCAAAACTTACGCCTAGAATCCGTGAAACAGCCAGAAACCTATGGGTAGTCTATGCCAGCCTCACGCTGATTTGCGCCCTGCTGCTTAAGTTTGTAGGGGGCATGAGCTGGTTGGATGCCGTTTGCCATGCGTTTGCCACCATGTGCTTGGGTGGCTTTTCTACGCACGATGCCAGCGTAGGCTTTTTTAACTCGCCTATTATCGAGGCAATTCTTATCGTGTTTATGCTGCTGGCGGCCACTAACTTCGCCACTCATTATCTAGCACTCACCGGCCGCAAATTTTCCAGTTATTGGAAAGACTCTGAATTTAAAGCCATGATTTTGATTATCGTCATTACCACCCTAGGCAGTGCAGCCTATTTGGTATGGCAAAAAACTTATGGCGACTATCTTACCTCGCTCAGGCATGTTGCATTTAATCTTGTATCTATCGCCACCGACACGGGTTTTGCTAGCATTGATTTTGGCCAGTGGCCGATTTTTGTACCTTTATTAATGCTGTTTTTATCCTGCATCACCGCCTGCTCTGGCTCTACCGGTGGCGGGATTAAAATGATCCGTACCTTAATTATGCTACGCGAATCTAAACGGCAAATGTCTACCCTGATTCACCCTAATGCGGTACATCCTTTACGCGTAAATGGCATGGTTATTCCTGGAAACATTGTCTTTGCCGTCATGGGTTTTATCTTTTTATACTGCATGAGTATTGTCGGACTAACGTTTATATTATTGATCTCTGGCCTCGACTTTTTATCCAGCTTTACCGCCATCATCGCCTGCATCAATAATGCAGGCCCTGGCCTTGGTGTCGTTGGCCCGGCATCTAACTACGGCGTACTCAATGATTTTCAAATCTGGGTATGTAGCTTCGCCATGCTGCTTGGCCGCTTAGAAGTATTCTCAGTACTGATTTTATTTACCCGCGTTTTTTGGAAATCGTAAGCTGTTATAGATATGTTTATCACCGGTTTTTTGCTTTCTCTATCCCTCTGCTTAGACGTTAGAATCGTTCATATTGCCCTGATGATACCAGCCTAAAGCATGGCCCTAGCAGCCTGCCGGACTTAAGCGATCGTAACGAGGGAAAGACCGGTTTGAGACAGATTTCGTGGGTTTTTGAGGTGAATAGCTGGCTATTCAACAAGAAAATGCGTGAAATATGGCCAAATCCGGCTTTTCCGTAGTAGATCAGTCTTAAGCCCGACAGGCTGCTAGCCCTGCAATGCAGATGGGGCTAGGCTCTTGCTTTGGCGATTTGGTTTGAGCGGTGGTGTCCTTGCTACTGCTGTTTCTTGCCATTAAAACGCTGGAACAACAGCACCCGCATATTTACCCTCAATATAGGTTTTAACTTGCTGACTCGTTAATGCCGCTGCTAGTTTTTTAATCGCCACGCTGTCTTTATTATCTGGGCGTGCTACAAGGTAATTCACATAGGGCGAGCTGCGATCTTCTAGGGCTAAAGAATCTTTAACCGGATTAAGTTTGGCTTCTAAAGCGTAATTAGTATTAATCAAAGCCAAATCAACTTGATCCAGCACACGCGCTAACATGGCTGCGTCTAATTCTTTAAACTTTAATTTCTTTGGGTTTTCGCTGATATCTTTAGGCGTTGAGAGTGCATTGGTTGGGTCTTTTAGCTTAATCACGCCAGATTTTTGTAACAGTAATAAAGCACGGCCGCTATTGCTACCTTCGTTTGGAATAGCCACCGTTGCGCCAATGGGCAAATCTTTTAATGATTTATATTTATGCGAATACGCACCAAATGGCTCTACGTGCACACCCGTTACAATCACCAAATGAGTGCCCTTGCCTTTGTTAAAGTTATCTAAATAAGGCTTAGTCTGAAAGTAATTTGCATCGATATTTTTTTGATCAACTTGCAAGTTTGGCTGTACGTAATCAGTAAATACTTTAATTTGTAAATCCACGCCTTCTTTAGCTAAAAGAGGCTTAATCAATTCTAAGATTTCTGCGTGAGGAACCGCAGTGGCGGCAATGGTCAGCTTTTCTACAGCTTGTGCAAAACCAGTGGCTAATAAAGCAGCGAGCACGCTAATAACTAAAGTGTTTTTCATGGTATTTACCTGTGATATTTTAAATTGCATTCATTTATTATCGGCTAACGCCTTGATCTGTCTGGATTCTAGTAAGGCATCTATTTATCAAGAAGAAATATTAAATAACTTATATATAACAAAACACGCTATAGATTAATTGGCCCTGTCATGCATCCCCTTAAAAAAACAAGTAAGCAAGAGTAATGTTGGCAAAATATCGGGGATATAAAAGCGAGTACAATCAAGGCTTCGCCAGCATTTGTGATCCGTCATGCCCTTTCACTATTTGCGTGAGCTCACTGCTCCAGAGCGTACCGAACGCAATAATATTCATCTTGGCGTCACCCTCTGTTTTGTTGCAGGTGCAACGAATGCAGGCGGTTTTTTGGCGGTAGGGCAATACACATCGCATATGACGGGGATTCTTTCTGGGCTTGCGGATAACTGGGTATTGGGCAATGTCTCTTTGATGTTTGGGGCTCTGGCTAGCGTGTTAATGTTTATGGCTGGAGCCATCACCTCCTCCCTATTGATTAACTGGGCGCGCCGCCGTGATAGACGCAGCCTATATGCACTACCGCTATTGCTAGAATCAT
This genomic interval from Iodobacter fluviatilis contains the following:
- a CDS encoding TrkH family potassium uptake protein — protein: MQRVFPTVNILARVAAIFSLWILIPIAVAWWENDAGLQPFITALVSLLLFSGVLSLLTHRYKREMKSRDGFILVVGLWTTLPAVAALPLMLFDTQLSFTHAYFETMSALTTTGATVLTGLDQLPASINLWRHLLNWLGGMGIIVLAVAILPMLGVGGMQLFKAETPGPIKDSKLTPRIRETARNLWVVYASLTLICALLLKFVGGMSWLDAVCHAFATMCLGGFSTHDASVGFFNSPIIEAILIVFMLLAATNFATHYLALTGRKFSSYWKDSEFKAMILIIVITTLGSAAYLVWQKTYGDYLTSLRHVAFNLVSIATDTGFASIDFGQWPIFVPLLMLFLSCITACSGSTGGGIKMIRTLIMLRESKRQMSTLIHPNAVHPLRVNGMVIPGNIVFAVMGFIFLYCMSIVGLTFILLISGLDFLSSFTAIIACINNAGPGLGVVGPASNYGVLNDFQIWVCSFAMLLGRLEVFSVLILFTRVFWKS
- a CDS encoding MetQ/NlpA family ABC transporter substrate-binding protein — protein: MKNTLVISVLAALLATGFAQAVEKLTIAATAVPHAEILELIKPLLAKEGVDLQIKVFTDYVQPNLQVDQKNIDANYFQTKPYLDNFNKGKGTHLVIVTGVHVEPFGAYSHKYKSLKDLPIGATVAIPNEGSNSGRALLLLQKSGVIKLKDPTNALSTPKDISENPKKLKFKELDAAMLARVLDQVDLALINTNYALEAKLNPVKDSLALEDRSSPYVNYLVARPDNKDSVAIKKLAAALTSQQVKTYIEGKYAGAVVPAF